A genomic region of Rhodohalobacter sp. 614A contains the following coding sequences:
- a CDS encoding patatin-like phospholipase family protein: MAFPHRVLPLFFLLFFSFIISDVDAGDLNIPIPHEQDDDTLRVGLALSGGGALGIAHIGVIQAIEEAGIRIDYITGTSMGSLVGGLYAIGYTSDQLAEMATSSNFIELFSEKPDRRFISNYEKITDDRTIATFPISEKRIDLPVGIISGQNVYTYLARLTQSVHGIEKFDDFPIPFATIATDLETGSAKVFRSGYLPDALRASISIPSFFSPHTIDGKVYVDGGLIRNIPVQDVIEMGADYTIAVDVSSPLMAKDSLNTFAKVLNQSINFRIHDYADVQREMADYVVTIDELKPYSAADFDLAERFLKIGQEAGKRHLDDFRKIAALQKAAPYERKGLENTGSFPIDQIIVEGNTFYDDNFVLNQLNFIPGSTLDPETIEEKVTQLYSSQYIENVTYRLLPSSDNFYTLQINVQENNSDEFKVGLRYETGSQASILLEGIFQNLLHDGSLTRFETRLGDRINFQADHVYYGALGSNLALLSSIQYNSEQVNWYSGDTRVSQFKNEIVRAEISGGNYFSAQNLVSLGLRRDFNTISNRINFSDIKVSDRNYHSVFIRYIRDTLNRKAYPTAGHHLILEGHYSDELFLSEINFSSSTLYYNAYYQLNDDVSLTNSVWMGYTTGRNLPWEYWKSPNRYDPIYDFIQFGGAEPYEISTRNAQMVSLGIQIEPFYHRFIELELYAGQFEKNWSFDFLSDDTEYGLSLSVGALTILGPAKLIFSGNTLNNLRADLQIGYQF, translated from the coding sequence ATGGCTTTTCCGCATCGGGTACTTCCCCTTTTTTTTCTATTATTTTTTTCATTCATCATTTCTGATGTTGATGCCGGTGATTTGAATATCCCCATTCCTCATGAGCAGGATGATGATACGCTTAGGGTTGGTTTGGCTTTAAGTGGTGGCGGTGCTCTTGGTATTGCCCATATCGGTGTTATACAAGCCATTGAAGAAGCCGGGATTCGAATTGACTATATAACAGGCACCAGCATGGGGAGTCTAGTTGGAGGACTGTATGCCATAGGATATACAAGCGATCAATTGGCTGAAATGGCTACATCAAGTAACTTTATTGAACTTTTTTCGGAAAAACCGGACAGAAGATTTATTTCCAATTACGAGAAAATAACGGACGACCGAACAATAGCCACTTTTCCCATCAGTGAAAAAAGGATCGATTTGCCTGTTGGAATTATATCTGGCCAGAATGTTTACACATATTTGGCACGGCTAACTCAGAGTGTTCACGGCATCGAAAAATTTGATGACTTTCCGATCCCCTTCGCCACAATTGCTACAGATCTTGAAACGGGCTCTGCAAAAGTTTTCAGGTCCGGTTATTTGCCCGATGCACTTCGTGCAAGTATTTCAATACCTTCTTTTTTCAGTCCTCATACCATTGATGGAAAAGTTTACGTAGATGGCGGGCTTATTCGAAATATTCCCGTTCAGGATGTTATTGAAATGGGGGCAGATTATACCATAGCTGTGGATGTAAGTTCTCCATTAATGGCCAAGGATAGTTTAAACACCTTCGCGAAAGTATTGAATCAGAGTATTAATTTCAGAATTCATGATTATGCAGATGTTCAGAGGGAAATGGCCGATTATGTGGTAACTATTGACGAACTGAAACCCTATTCTGCTGCCGATTTCGACCTTGCAGAAAGGTTTCTCAAAATAGGCCAGGAAGCAGGTAAACGGCACTTGGATGATTTTAGAAAAATTGCGGCTCTACAAAAAGCCGCTCCCTATGAAAGAAAAGGTCTTGAGAATACCGGGTCGTTTCCGATTGATCAAATCATCGTTGAAGGCAACACATTTTATGATGACAATTTTGTGCTAAATCAACTGAATTTCATTCCGGGATCTACACTGGACCCGGAGACAATAGAAGAGAAAGTAACGCAATTATACAGCTCTCAATATATAGAAAACGTTACTTATCGCCTTCTTCCCAGTTCTGATAATTTTTACACACTTCAGATAAATGTGCAGGAAAACAATTCGGATGAGTTTAAAGTTGGACTGCGGTATGAAACGGGTTCACAAGCGTCTATTTTGCTGGAAGGAATTTTCCAGAATCTGCTGCACGATGGATCATTAACCCGGTTTGAAACACGATTAGGAGATCGTATCAACTTTCAGGCGGACCATGTTTACTACGGAGCTTTAGGTTCTAACCTGGCACTGCTTTCAAGCATTCAATACAATTCTGAACAGGTTAACTGGTATTCCGGAGATACCAGAGTTTCTCAGTTTAAAAATGAAATTGTGAGAGCGGAAATATCAGGAGGGAACTACTTCAGTGCACAAAACCTTGTTTCTCTTGGATTACGAAGGGATTTTAACACCATATCGAATCGAATTAATTTTTCAGATATTAAGGTTTCAGATAGAAACTATCATTCGGTATTTATTCGATATATAAGAGATACGTTAAATCGCAAAGCTTATCCAACGGCAGGCCATCATTTGATTCTCGAGGGACATTATAGTGACGAACTTTTTTTAAGTGAAATAAATTTCAGCTCCTCCACTCTGTACTACAATGCATATTATCAGCTTAATGATGATGTGTCACTCACAAATTCAGTTTGGATGGGATACACAACCGGGCGCAATCTCCCTTGGGAGTATTGGAAGTCTCCAAATCGGTACGATCCCATTTACGATTTTATACAGTTTGGTGGAGCCGAACCATATGAAATATCAACACGAAATGCCCAAATGGTTTCTCTGGGAATTCAGATTGAGCCCTTCTACCATCGGTTTATAGAGCTCGAATTATATGCAGGTCAGTTTGAAAAAAACTGGAGTTTCGATTTTCTCTCTGATGATACGGAATACGGACTCTCTCTTTCGGTAGGAGCTTTAACCATTTTAGGCCCTGCCAAACTGATTTTTTCAGGAAATACTTTAAATAACTTGCGTGCAGATTTACAAATTGGATATCAGTTTTGA
- the tmk gene encoding dTMP kinase — MLISFEGIDGCGKSTQIKLLKEYFDQKGIKYSVFREPGGTEISERIRSLLLHETDEMHPITELLLFSAARSQLIQEKVLPLLQKNEIVILDRFYDSTTAYQGYGRKSAELKSIHVLNQLATHHTKPDLTFYLKIDPKEAERRTSGNRKDRMENAGYQFFVDVSKGYDELANNEERIHSIDAMQSEVEVHAQIVSIIEKNH; from the coding sequence GTGCTCATATCATTTGAAGGGATTGACGGTTGTGGAAAATCAACCCAAATAAAACTTCTGAAAGAATATTTCGATCAAAAAGGAATAAAATACTCGGTTTTTCGTGAACCGGGCGGAACGGAAATTTCGGAAAGAATTCGTTCTCTTTTATTGCACGAAACGGATGAAATGCATCCCATTACGGAACTTCTTCTGTTTTCTGCCGCCAGATCTCAACTTATACAGGAAAAAGTATTACCCCTTCTTCAAAAAAACGAGATTGTGATTCTTGACCGATTCTATGATTCAACTACGGCTTATCAGGGATATGGAAGGAAATCGGCTGAACTTAAAAGTATCCACGTCCTAAACCAACTCGCTACGCATCATACAAAACCTGATCTTACCTTTTATTTGAAAATCGATCCGAAAGAAGCTGAGAGAAGAACAAGTGGAAACAGAAAAGACCGGATGGAAAATGCAGGATATCAGTTCTTCGTTGATGTCAGCAAAGGTTATGATGAGTTGGCCAACAATGAAGAACGGATTCATTCAATTGATGCCATGCAGTCTGAAGTTGAAGTTCACGCCCAAATTGTCTCAATCATTGAGAAGAATCACTGA
- a CDS encoding translation initiation factor, producing MTLKIHEERNPRTGNQMTVVSNIKHNPQVIEKLASKLKSSCGAGGHVEGKSIAIQGSHTDKVKKILQKEGFDVNVK from the coding sequence TTGACCTTAAAAATACATGAAGAACGCAATCCACGAACCGGAAATCAAATGACGGTTGTGTCAAACATCAAGCATAATCCCCAGGTTATTGAGAAATTGGCGTCCAAATTGAAAAGTTCGTGTGGAGCCGGAGGCCATGTGGAGGGAAAATCAATTGCTATTCAGGGATCTCATACGGATAAAGTTAAAAAAATTCTTCAAAAAGAAGGATTTGATGTAAATGTGAAGTAA
- the bshC gene encoding bacillithiol biosynthesis cysteine-adding enzyme BshC, with amino-acid sequence MNLSQISFLDLPFNKLFQDYISNFQKLNSFYEVNPNSDEEIESALQAFNFQGDRNKTVELLKKFNKQFGAGKKTITSIEKLAEENAIAVVTGQQLTMLGGPLFTVYKILTAIHFAQKWQEQYNIPAVPVFWLADEDHDYDEIAGLGFPWKDDYKSVQLDKGSEVGQRVSEIELDTNFATFKKQVIESQYDTDFTDPLWRILDKCYSEGETIGMAFGKLILSLFEEYGVVLAGTAHTEIKEHLVSTMIQSVEKVEEQFQALKNQTDKLVSNGYHGQVHLQPSNLFWIDDDKKRIKLSYENNTWTVDDGDKSWTSAELIEEISEQPERFSPNVFLRPVLQNELLPDFAYIAGPGEISYYAQTKEFYSGFNQKMPVIMPRFSATLVESGIDRIFEKLPFEFADYNDRIEDLESKFIEKSDSPDIESIFDEWKKSIENVSEERVGEIKEVDPTLEGSSEKAIAAFFTELDKLKGKVYRSVKDQEKTQLNRIRKIKANLFPNANLQEREIASIYFLNKYGLDIWDELLEIFKNERPDSHKIIRL; translated from the coding sequence GTGAACCTGTCTCAAATCTCATTTCTCGATCTGCCATTTAATAAATTATTTCAGGATTACATTTCTAATTTTCAAAAGCTCAACTCATTCTACGAGGTAAATCCAAACTCGGATGAAGAAATTGAGTCGGCTCTACAGGCTTTCAATTTTCAGGGTGACAGGAATAAGACTGTTGAACTTCTGAAAAAATTCAACAAGCAATTTGGAGCCGGTAAAAAAACGATCACCTCGATCGAGAAATTGGCAGAAGAAAATGCCATCGCCGTAGTTACCGGCCAACAGCTCACAATGCTTGGCGGACCTCTTTTTACAGTCTATAAGATTTTAACCGCTATTCATTTTGCCCAAAAGTGGCAAGAGCAATACAATATTCCGGCTGTTCCGGTTTTTTGGTTGGCTGATGAAGATCATGATTATGATGAAATTGCCGGTCTTGGGTTCCCCTGGAAGGATGATTATAAATCCGTGCAACTTGACAAAGGTTCTGAAGTTGGCCAAAGAGTTTCAGAAATCGAGTTGGATACGAACTTTGCAACGTTTAAAAAGCAAGTTATCGAGAGCCAGTATGATACTGATTTCACGGACCCGCTTTGGCGTATTCTGGATAAATGTTATTCAGAGGGAGAAACAATTGGAATGGCATTTGGAAAACTCATTCTCTCACTCTTTGAGGAGTATGGAGTTGTACTTGCGGGTACAGCTCATACTGAAATAAAAGAACATCTCGTATCAACAATGATTCAATCTGTTGAGAAGGTTGAAGAGCAATTCCAGGCTCTGAAAAATCAAACAGATAAATTAGTTTCAAACGGATATCACGGGCAGGTCCATCTTCAGCCATCCAATCTTTTCTGGATTGATGATGACAAGAAACGAATAAAACTTTCTTATGAAAATAATACCTGGACGGTAGACGATGGGGATAAATCCTGGACATCCGCGGAACTAATTGAAGAGATTTCAGAACAGCCAGAGCGCTTTTCTCCAAACGTATTTTTGCGTCCCGTTCTTCAAAATGAGCTTCTGCCTGATTTTGCCTACATCGCAGGGCCCGGAGAAATTTCTTATTACGCCCAAACAAAAGAGTTTTATTCTGGCTTCAATCAAAAAATGCCGGTTATCATGCCGCGTTTTAGCGCCACACTTGTGGAATCCGGAATTGACAGAATATTTGAAAAGCTACCTTTTGAATTTGCCGATTATAATGACCGGATTGAGGATTTGGAATCTAAATTCATTGAGAAATCCGATTCCCCCGATATTGAATCTATTTTTGATGAATGGAAAAAAAGTATTGAAAATGTGAGTGAAGAAAGGGTAGGAGAGATCAAAGAGGTGGATCCGACACTGGAAGGTAGCTCAGAAAAAGCAATCGCTGCTTTCTTCACCGAATTGGATAAATTAAAAGGCAAAGTATATCGATCCGTAAAAGATCAGGAAAAAACTCAACTGAACAGAATTCGGAAAATTAAAGCCAACTTATTTCCCAATGCAAATTTGCAGGAAAGAGAGATCGCTTCAATTTATTTTTTGAATAAATATGGACTCGATATATGGGACGAACTTTTGGAGATTTTTAAAAACGAGCGTCCGGATTCGCATAAAATCATCCGCTTATAA
- a CDS encoding 5-formyltetrahydrofolate cyclo-ligase — MSAPSISKKKLRRFFLVERMKLSEVEVETKSESIINRVLESDEFKKAQTVHTYISIKEKNEVRTFPFIEACFKEQKRVVVPKIVGDGTLEHIELNSLDDLTINNWGVPEPPTKKQVPIDTLDLIIVPMVAGDRSKNRLGYGKGFYDRFLEISEAVKIGLLFDCQLYNNKLPVESFDIPLDILITESQRIE; from the coding sequence ATGTCTGCTCCTTCCATCTCAAAGAAAAAGCTTCGCAGATTCTTTTTGGTTGAGAGGATGAAGCTTTCAGAGGTGGAAGTGGAAACCAAAAGTGAGAGCATTATAAATCGTGTGTTGGAATCCGATGAATTCAAAAAAGCTCAAACCGTTCATACCTACATTTCAATTAAAGAAAAAAACGAAGTCCGTACCTTTCCATTTATCGAAGCTTGTTTTAAGGAACAGAAAAGAGTTGTGGTCCCAAAAATTGTAGGCGACGGAACCCTGGAACACATTGAACTTAATTCTTTGGATGATCTAACCATAAATAATTGGGGTGTCCCGGAACCTCCTACGAAGAAACAAGTTCCGATTGATACGCTCGATTTGATTATTGTACCTATGGTGGCGGGGGATCGTTCTAAAAACAGGTTGGGTTATGGAAAAGGTTTTTATGACAGATTCCTTGAAATATCGGAAGCTGTAAAAATAGGATTGTTATTTGATTGTCAACTTTATAACAACAAATTACCGGTTGAATCCTTTGATATTCCTTTAGACATTTTGATAACGGAATCTCAACGAATTGAATAA
- a CDS encoding PspC domain-containing protein translates to MERTLNISDQDLHTTLNEFLEEKEKKPKESIWNFSTITGLVLVLISAAFVGNVVSTQLLGIATLPFLSTLMSVTPYIGGAILGLLLIGMFSRNKSEKIEAKEEKEKVRETYDKLDKFLYSEEETKTYRQKTKTKTSSASKFERFKVSTSNRLMKSRTDKKIAGVCGGLAKHLGISATIIRLLFVAAIILGWGSFILVYIALAFVMPKEPIYEMDDFKSF, encoded by the coding sequence ATGGAAAGAACGTTAAATATTTCGGATCAGGATTTGCACACAACCCTGAACGAATTTCTGGAGGAAAAAGAAAAGAAACCCAAAGAGAGTATTTGGAATTTTTCCACAATTACGGGTTTGGTTCTCGTGTTGATTTCCGCTGCATTTGTTGGCAATGTAGTCAGCACGCAGCTGTTGGGAATTGCGACTTTACCATTTCTCAGTACGCTTATGTCTGTCACGCCCTATATTGGCGGGGCCATTCTGGGATTGCTTCTGATAGGGATGTTTTCGAGGAATAAGAGCGAAAAAATTGAAGCAAAAGAAGAAAAAGAGAAAGTGAGGGAAACCTACGATAAACTGGATAAATTCTTATATAGCGAAGAAGAAACAAAGACTTACCGACAAAAAACGAAGACTAAGACCTCAAGTGCTTCCAAATTCGAACGTTTTAAAGTCAGCACTTCAAACCGCTTGATGAAATCAAGAACGGATAAGAAAATTGCCGGGGTTTGCGGCGGACTTGCCAAACATCTGGGCATTAGTGCGACCATTATTCGCCTTCTTTTTGTAGCTGCAATTATTTTGGGTTGGGGATCATTTATTTTGGTTTATATTGCATTGGCTTTTGTAATGCCAAAAGAGCCGATCTATGAAATGGATGATTTTAAATCTTTTTAA
- a CDS encoding tetratricopeptide repeat protein — translation MSSEEYINNQINQIKKQLAKNPSDASLLHDLGVGYYLIGKYRKAVENLRSAVESDEKNATYLFNLANAYSQLEEYPLAIKYYLDALEIDPEHIPSLTNLADSYEASGDIEKAGELFEYITQLAPQNALAFFNHGNFLLRQNEHIKAVKKYEDAIEIEESFADAYLNIAWILNEVKAYDKALTYAKKGLETDANHDDLKNILLKISNNLG, via the coding sequence TTGAGTAGTGAAGAGTATATCAACAATCAAATAAATCAGATAAAAAAACAATTAGCTAAAAATCCAAGTGATGCTTCTTTGCTTCATGATCTTGGAGTTGGTTATTATCTGATTGGAAAATATAGAAAAGCAGTGGAAAATTTGAGATCTGCTGTGGAGTCTGATGAAAAGAATGCGACTTATCTTTTCAACCTCGCCAACGCATATTCGCAGTTAGAAGAATATCCATTGGCAATTAAGTATTACCTGGATGCTCTGGAGATTGATCCTGAACATATACCATCGTTAACCAATCTTGCAGATTCTTATGAAGCATCCGGTGATATAGAGAAAGCTGGAGAGCTCTTTGAATATATTACACAGTTGGCACCCCAAAATGCGCTGGCATTTTTTAATCATGGAAATTTTCTTTTACGGCAAAATGAGCATATTAAAGCCGTAAAAAAATATGAAGATGCCATTGAAATCGAGGAAAGCTTTGCTGACGCCTATCTTAATATCGCCTGGATTTTAAATGAAGTTAAAGCATATGACAAAGCCCTCACCTATGCAAAAAAAGGTTTAGAGACAGACGCTAATCATGATGATTTAAAGAACATCCTTCTTAAGATCAGCAATAATCTCGGGTAA
- a CDS encoding bifunctional nuclease family protein: protein MEILGLSTSPSSGGAYALILSESEGNRRLPIIIGTFEAQAIALELESIKPPRPMTHDLLKNLVLSFNSDIQKVVINDLSEGTFFAQIHYNREDDKIKLDARPSDAIALAIRFGAPIFVSENVLEEAGIVTEESSEGEKGSAPETNEAEKELTQMEKLEHELKTAVDTENYEKAAKIRDQIKKLKG, encoded by the coding sequence ATGGAAATATTAGGGCTCTCAACGAGTCCAAGCAGCGGTGGCGCTTATGCTTTGATACTCTCGGAGTCGGAAGGCAACAGGCGTCTTCCAATTATTATCGGAACATTTGAAGCACAGGCAATTGCACTTGAGTTGGAAAGTATAAAACCGCCGCGGCCAATGACACACGATTTGCTAAAAAATCTCGTACTCAGTTTTAATTCAGATATTCAAAAAGTTGTAATCAATGATTTGAGTGAGGGCACATTTTTTGCTCAGATTCATTACAACAGGGAAGATGACAAAATAAAATTAGATGCACGCCCAAGTGACGCAATTGCATTAGCCATCCGTTTTGGCGCTCCAATATTTGTAAGTGAAAATGTTTTAGAAGAGGCAGGTATTGTTACTGAGGAATCTTCGGAAGGAGAAAAAGGTTCTGCCCCTGAAACAAACGAAGCGGAAAAAGAGCTCACCCAAATGGAAAAACTTGAGCATGAACTCAAAACCGCTGTTGATACCGAGAACTACGAAAAAGCGGCGAAAATCCGCGATCAGATAAAAAAGTTAAAAGGATAA
- a CDS encoding efflux RND transporter permease subunit, protein MERFGNFIITYPKLIIAAITILAFLAIYPASNIRTDFDLEGFYPEDDPVIKEYEQLEEEFGRDDNAILVGFKDDSLFSEKVLNDLLTIVDDFKKIENIENVLSLWDAQQIISEENSLRFTPYLQANSLERLNSDEVKKEITSDPLLSGYLVNHEGNATSVVLIIEKESNTYEVKNKIIHQVNEILSDHRQDYEFHISGIPYFRNQYVNMLNDEIVMYIVISSVLIMLLLWYMYRTLWGILFPMVIVWTTLLLAVAIIQLSGGYLEIMSTTIAPILLCVGIADAVHMISKYDDSRESGSGKKKSIIEMLKTLGSATFLTSITTAIGFASLVSSSVVPMKRFGIYTAVGVLIAYVITITFLPAILKVVRKKKVVNEKTSAFYPAVHKWLIKLSAFNRLHYRRIILVFLLITIIFSVGIRNLDVNGRVFDDISEDTKLMRDSRFFTNNISPPFPMEFVINTNFPDSAISATIMNKALQLEEVIQSYPEIHRVVGLQTLVEEIHKVMNPDSVSTQNQLPVSDNAIAQYILLLEINNSEALSRYVNFDYSKLRITAFTEDAGSKRINQIRQGIATEIARIFPDQEVIITGTTILNADLTDKIVYSLAWSILLAITAITAIMVYMFKDFRLLIIALVPNILPLLMVGGLMGYLNLDIKPSTAVIFTIALGIAVDDSIHFLARFRVEYRRSGTFLPSLTTTTIRTGRAIIITSLILLSGFGTLITSTFTSTTLMGALVCTTIFAALLADLFLLPSLFYWLNPVQKISDSSQ, encoded by the coding sequence GTGGAGCGATTTGGAAATTTTATAATTACGTATCCAAAGCTGATTATTGCAGCAATAACAATATTGGCTTTTCTGGCGATTTATCCGGCAAGCAATATCAGAACGGATTTTGATCTCGAAGGATTTTATCCTGAAGATGATCCGGTTATCAAAGAATATGAGCAGCTTGAGGAGGAATTTGGTAGAGATGACAATGCAATTCTTGTCGGCTTCAAAGACGATTCTTTATTCTCTGAAAAGGTTCTAAATGATCTGCTGACGATAGTCGATGATTTTAAGAAGATTGAAAACATTGAGAATGTCCTATCGCTTTGGGATGCTCAACAGATCATATCAGAAGAAAACTCTCTTCGCTTTACACCTTACCTGCAAGCAAATTCTTTGGAGCGTTTAAATTCGGATGAAGTAAAGAAAGAAATAACTTCAGATCCCCTTCTCTCAGGATATTTGGTGAATCATGAGGGCAATGCCACATCTGTAGTTTTGATCATTGAAAAAGAGAGCAATACGTACGAAGTCAAAAACAAAATCATCCATCAGGTCAATGAGATTTTGTCAGATCATCGTCAGGATTATGAGTTTCATATATCCGGTATCCCCTATTTTCGAAATCAATATGTAAATATGCTGAACGATGAAATTGTGATGTACATCGTGATTTCATCCGTCTTAATCATGTTGCTTCTTTGGTATATGTACAGAACACTTTGGGGCATTTTGTTTCCCATGGTGATCGTCTGGACCACCCTGCTACTGGCTGTAGCCATCATCCAGTTATCGGGCGGTTATCTTGAAATTATGAGTACAACAATAGCGCCTATTTTGTTGTGCGTGGGTATTGCAGATGCAGTACATATGATTTCAAAATATGATGATTCGAGAGAGTCAGGTTCAGGCAAGAAAAAATCTATTATTGAAATGTTAAAAACGCTGGGAAGCGCAACATTTCTTACCAGTATAACAACTGCGATTGGGTTTGCATCGCTGGTCAGCAGTTCTGTTGTCCCGATGAAACGCTTTGGAATTTATACCGCCGTTGGTGTTTTGATTGCTTATGTGATTACCATCACTTTCTTACCGGCGATACTAAAAGTTGTAAGGAAAAAAAAAGTGGTAAATGAAAAAACGAGCGCATTTTATCCGGCCGTTCACAAATGGCTTATAAAACTGTCCGCTTTTAACAGACTTCATTATCGCAGGATTATCCTGGTTTTTCTACTTATCACAATCATTTTTAGCGTTGGAATTCGAAACCTGGACGTAAACGGCCGGGTGTTTGATGATATTAGTGAAGACACAAAATTAATGAGAGATAGTCGTTTCTTTACGAACAATATCTCGCCCCCATTTCCAATGGAATTTGTTATCAATACAAACTTTCCTGATTCGGCTATTTCAGCCACAATTATGAATAAAGCCTTACAGCTTGAAGAAGTAATACAGTCGTACCCGGAAATACACAGGGTTGTTGGATTACAAACATTGGTGGAAGAAATTCACAAGGTCATGAATCCGGATTCTGTATCTACTCAAAATCAATTACCCGTTTCTGATAATGCCATTGCTCAATATATTTTACTGCTTGAGATCAATAATTCTGAAGCATTGTCCCGGTATGTAAACTTTGACTATAGCAAGTTAAGAATCACAGCTTTTACCGAGGATGCCGGTTCGAAACGAATCAACCAAATCAGACAGGGAATTGCTACTGAGATTGCTCGGATTTTTCCGGATCAGGAAGTCATCATTACCGGAACTACAATTCTGAATGCCGACCTTACAGATAAGATTGTTTATTCTCTTGCATGGAGTATTTTACTGGCAATTACGGCAATAACAGCGATTATGGTTTATATGTTTAAAGATTTTCGGTTACTCATAATTGCTCTTGTTCCGAATATATTACCCCTGTTGATGGTTGGAGGTTTGATGGGATATCTTAATCTGGATATAAAGCCCTCGACTGCTGTGATTTTTACAATTGCATTAGGTATTGCCGTAGATGACAGTATTCACTTTCTCGCTCGTTTCAGAGTTGAGTACAGAAGAAGTGGGACATTTCTACCCTCTTTGACAACAACCACCATTCGAACCGGACGTGCAATTATCATTACCAGCTTGATTCTTTTGTCAGGCTTTGGAACACTGATCACAAGTACATTTACATCCACAACCTTAATGGGAGCACTGGTCTGCACAACCATTTTTGCTGCTCTTTTGGCTGATTTATTTCTGCTTCCTTCCCTTTTCTATTGGTTAAATCCTGTTCAAAAAATCAGTGATTCTTCTCAATGA